Proteins co-encoded in one Desulfobulbaceae bacterium genomic window:
- a CDS encoding YHS domain-containing protein, with product MPMKESKFVTKDPVCGMTVDEATALQTERDGETVYFCSDKCREVFIALPESVKEPESRD from the coding sequence ATGCCCATGAAAGAATCAAAATTCGTGACCAAAGACCCCGTCTGCGGGATGACCGTGGACGAAGCAACTGCTCTACAAACCGAACGCGATGGTGAGACTGTCTACTTCTGCAGCGATAAATGCCGGGAGGTGTTTATCGCCTTACCCGAGAGTGTCAAGGAACCTGAAAGCAGGGACTAA